A stretch of Porites lutea chromosome 5, jaPorLute2.1, whole genome shotgun sequence DNA encodes these proteins:
- the LOC140938369 gene encoding uncharacterized protein produces the protein MASPCSGSSCLGLTDNQKRWLVGGIVLNKVLIPKIRPFVEQEIDKEYTNLRTSHKIHTQSSSGRLQKWPKFLKYENVNKNDLLPKLPGGKWNYSKFDCKVLSHIDFAKLFVENFMAKFNAFDDHCDASAVLTLLGSVPVFLGPVQTAAGVVRGARNDWAHCVFSKWDLAKFQQVFIDMTYLVTTLGLPAADEAKLLGELKDWETKGKGTIDHTKL, from the exons ATGGCCTCACCTTGTTCTGG ATCGAGTTGTCTTGGTTTAACAGACAACCAGAAACGTTGGCTTGTTGGTGGAATAGTGCTCAACAAGGTCCTCATACCAAAGATCCGTCCTTTCGTAGAACAAGAAATTGATAAGGAATACACCAATCTTAGGACAAGCCACAAAATTCATACACAGAGTTCCTCTGGTCGTCTTCAAAAGTGGCCAAAGTTTTTGAAGTATGAGAATGTTAATAAGAATGACCTTCTTCCAAAGCTTCCAGGTGGGAAATGGAACTACTCCAAGTTTGACTGCAAAGTATTGTCTCACATTGACTTTGCAAAGTTGTTCGTTGAAAATTTCATGGCCAAGTTTAACGCCTTCGATGACCATTGTGATGCTTCAGCTGTACTGACATTGCTTGGGAGTGTTCCTGTGTTCTTAGGCCCTGTGCAGACTGCTGCTGGTGTTGTAAGAGGTGCAAGGAATGACTGGGCGCACTGTGTGTTCAGTAAATGGGACCTCGCCAAGTTTCAGCAGGTCTTTATTGATATGACTTATCTTGTAACAACCTTGGGTTTACCAGCTGCAGATGAAGCAAAGCTTCTTGGAGAACTGAAAGACTGGGAAACAAAAGGTAAGGGAACTATTGACCACACAAAGTTATGA
- the LOC140938370 gene encoding uncharacterized protein, whose amino-acid sequence MIKSASTNELDSTCLCMNSPVDQHLLQLVQQDIKSLEDAVENMSEESEKEKKKVRDELQKFWTTLEDMKLKVELVENKIDVVENRVVGVENKLKVLKTNLMVLKTELMVSKVELMVLKSELMLLNTKLMVLKTKLMVLKTELMVLKTQSVVLKTKLKVLKTELMVLKTELVMLKTKLMVLKTKLKVLKTHLMVLKTELMVSKVELMLLKTKLIVLKTNLMVLRTGLMVSKAELMMLKTKLMVWKTDLMMLKTKLMVLKTELMVLKTELMMLKTKLMVLKTELMMLTTKLMVLKTELMVLKTELMVLKTDPME is encoded by the exons ATGATTAAGTCAGCATCTACAAACGAACTTGACA GTACGTGCctctgcatgaactcacctgtggATCAACATTTGCTTCAGCTGGTTCAACAAGACATAAAGTCACTAGAAGATGCTGTGGAAAATATGTCAGAAGAatcagagaaagaaaagaagaaagttcGTGACGAACTGCAGAAGTTTTGGACCACTTTAGAGGACATGAAGCTTAAAGTGGAACtggttgaaaataaaattgatgtTGTCGAAAACAGAGTTGTTGGTGTTGAAAACAAA ttgaaagttttgaaaacaaatttgatGGTGTTAAAGACAGAGTTGATGGTGTCCAAAGTAGAGTTGATGGTTTTGAAATCAGAGTTGATGTTGTTGAATACAAAGTTGATGGTGTTGAAAACAAAGTTGATGGTGTTGAAAACAGAGTTGATGGTGTTGAAAACACAGTCggtggttttgaaaacaaagttgaaagttttgaaaacagaattGATGGTGTTGAAAACAGAGTTGGTGATGTTGAAAACAAAGTTGatggttttaaaaacaaagttgaaagttttgaaaacacATTTGATGGTGTTGAAAACAGAGTTGATGGTGTCGAAAGTCGAGTTGATGTTGTTGAAAACAAAGTTGATAGTGTTGAAAACAAATTTGATGGTGTTGAGAACAGGGTTGATGGTGTCGAAAGCAGAGTTAATGATGTTGAAAACAAAGTTGATGGTGTGGAAAACAGATTTGATGATGTTGAAAACAAAGTTGATGGTGTTGAAAACAGAGTTGATGGTGTTGAAAACAGAGTTGATGATGTTGAAAACAAAGTTGATGGTGTTGAAAACAGAGTTGATGATGTTGACAACAAAGTTGATGGTGTTGAAAACAGAGTTgatggttttgaaaacagagTTGATGGTGTTGAAAACAGATCCCATGGAATAG